In Fibrobacter sp. UWP2, a single genomic region encodes these proteins:
- a CDS encoding N-6 DNA methylase, whose amino-acid sequence MVENKKPTRKDGVDQLELYLKFCEASIGIWYNGKESVYIHKIEKSGNITFEEIPAFPKFGQKLSEIGFYKRKDLKGTHNLKEIFSELRGYIVGNSVGVNRDEEIAKEIIHLILCKIYDERFTKPNEMVTFRASKDDSDDEIKTRIDSLFKSVKKKYKDVLDEKDDISFDGHTLRYIIGKIQNYCLMDTDRDTIADAFEVFIGYSLKGSQGQFFTPKNVVKTLVTAVAPNANDVIIDPSCGSCGFLVEALKYVWSEIECAAVEYGWNESAVAEEKKTVGIKNIRGIEKDSFLTKVGKSYMAILGDGKGGIFCEDSLEQPKNWNSLTRQNIKLETFSISFSNPPFGKDIKVTGKEKLSQYELAYKVTNGKRKLEDEGNVSTLFLERNLQLLTDGGRLAIILPETYFHAPKQKHVRQFLFKHNIQWIIDFPHNTFRPHNNAKCIAIIVQKNMPQQEYINMAVAEYIGHDHNGKAIYERDDNGNLTNTIKDDTRFIMDEIRRLNGHAPLNPKYTFTIEAQRVIENDILVPRYYWSSKAKEIQKKAKSQQIKLIPIKQLIDEGVISYFDGNGSPKSEFKGTGDYPYIRVKDIVNWQIYKDPTAFIPQSEFDELYDERKKLKPKDILYVRRGSYRIGSVAMVSPYDIDVILTREILVLRIEDLNNRYGITPEYLLYALSHKLVQEQSENKVFIDTTLPNIASRWQELFIPIYENKEIFESIKQKTCSVVSNQWKALKEMADFRKNFDLHNT is encoded by the coding sequence AGCCAACAAGGAAAGATGGCGTTGATCAGCTAGAACTTTATCTTAAATTTTGCGAAGCCAGCATAGGCATTTGGTATAATGGAAAAGAAAGTGTTTATATTCATAAAATTGAAAAATCAGGGAATATAACTTTTGAAGAAATTCCCGCTTTTCCAAAGTTTGGACAGAAGCTCTCGGAAATAGGGTTTTACAAACGAAAGGACTTAAAAGGAACTCACAACCTAAAAGAAATTTTTTCTGAGCTAAGGGGCTACATCGTTGGCAATAGTGTTGGAGTTAATAGAGATGAAGAAATCGCAAAAGAAATAATTCATTTGATACTCTGTAAAATTTATGACGAACGCTTTACCAAACCTAACGAAATGGTAACCTTTAGGGCAAGTAAAGATGATTCAGATGATGAAATAAAAACGAGAATAGATTCTCTTTTCAAGAGTGTCAAAAAGAAATATAAAGATGTTCTTGATGAAAAAGATGATATTTCTTTTGATGGTCATACCCTTCGCTATATAATAGGAAAAATTCAGAATTATTGCTTGATGGATACTGACAGAGATACCATAGCAGATGCTTTTGAAGTTTTCATTGGCTATTCATTGAAAGGCTCTCAGGGACAATTTTTTACGCCTAAAAATGTTGTTAAAACCTTGGTCACTGCTGTGGCTCCAAATGCAAACGATGTAATAATTGATCCGTCATGTGGTAGTTGCGGATTTCTTGTTGAAGCTCTTAAATATGTATGGAGTGAAATCGAATGTGCCGCGGTTGAGTATGGTTGGAATGAATCCGCTGTTGCAGAAGAAAAGAAAACTGTTGGAATAAAGAATATTCGAGGAATTGAAAAAGACAGTTTCCTGACCAAAGTTGGAAAGTCGTATATGGCAATTCTTGGCGATGGGAAAGGGGGTATTTTTTGCGAAGACAGTTTGGAACAGCCCAAAAATTGGAATTCTCTTACGCGTCAGAATATAAAGCTCGAAACCTTTTCTATTTCATTTTCAAATCCTCCTTTTGGGAAAGACATTAAGGTGACGGGAAAAGAAAAACTTTCTCAATATGAATTGGCTTATAAAGTTACAAATGGAAAGCGTAAATTAGAAGACGAAGGAAATGTATCAACGCTTTTCTTGGAACGAAATTTACAATTACTTACAGATGGTGGTCGGCTAGCAATCATTCTTCCTGAAACATATTTTCACGCTCCAAAGCAAAAACATGTTCGGCAATTTTTGTTCAAGCACAATATTCAATGGATAATAGATTTTCCTCATAACACATTCCGTCCACACAACAATGCAAAGTGTATTGCGATTATTGTTCAAAAAAATATGCCTCAGCAGGAATATATTAATATGGCTGTCGCTGAATATATTGGCCATGATCATAATGGTAAAGCGATTTATGAAAGAGACGATAACGGTAATTTGACTAACACTATCAAGGATGATACCAGGTTTATTATGGATGAAATTAGGAGGCTGAATGGACATGCTCCTTTGAATCCTAAGTATACATTCACAATTGAGGCTCAAAGGGTTATTGAAAATGATATTTTGGTGCCTCGTTATTATTGGAGTTCTAAAGCAAAAGAAATTCAGAAAAAAGCTAAGTCGCAACAAATTAAACTCATTCCAATAAAGCAATTAATAGATGAAGGAGTTATTTCGTATTTTGACGGGAATGGTTCTCCCAAATCTGAATTTAAGGGAACGGGTGATTATCCATATATCAGAGTTAAAGATATTGTCAATTGGCAGATTTATAAAGATCCGACAGCATTTATTCCGCAGAGTGAGTTTGATGAATTATACGATGAAAGAAAAAAATTGAAACCCAAAGATATCTTATATGTTCGCCGTGGAAGCTATCGTATAGGTAGCGTTGCAATGGTTTCTCCATACGACATTGATGTAATATTGACTAGGGAAATTCTTGTTTTAAGAATTGAAGACTTGAATAATCGCTATGGCATAACGCCAGAATATCTTCTCTATGCTTTGTCTCATAAACTCGTGCAAGAACAGTCTGAAAACAAGGTGTTTATTGACACCACATTGCCGAATATTGCTAGTAGGTGGCAGGAATTATTCATTCCTATTTACGAGAATAAAGAAATATTTGAATCGATAAAACAAAAAACTTGTTCTGTTGTTAGTAATCAATGGAAAGCTTTGAAAGAAATGGCTGATTTCCGAAAGAACTTTGATTTGCACAATACCTGA